A stretch of the Symbiobacterium terraclitae genome encodes the following:
- a CDS encoding carbohydrate ABC transporter permease, translated as MAAAARPKRARFQWTARAREALTGYLFILPWAIGFVVFIAGPMLFSLYASFTNYNVTSKFDWIGLANYKKMFFNDPFYWKSMGNTLYFTVFSVPINIMVGVVSAVMLFQNVPLQKMWRTIFYLPKVLTGVAVLMLWVWVFNPQDGLMNNLLRSIGVDSPPLWFASPKWSKPALIVMSAWSATGGILLYLAGLQAIPKQLYEAAQIDGASGWRQFLNVTLPMLSSTIFFKLITGINGAMQYWEAALIVTNPPGSPSNSTLFNGLYIWNTAFRDLKMGYASAMAWVMFVITLILAAIQFWGSNRWVYYEGERR; from the coding sequence ATGGCAGCGGCAGCCAGGCCCAAGCGTGCGCGCTTCCAGTGGACAGCCAGGGCGCGCGAGGCGCTGACCGGATACCTGTTCATCCTGCCCTGGGCAATCGGCTTCGTGGTGTTCATCGCAGGACCGATGCTCTTCTCGCTCTACGCCAGCTTCACCAACTACAACGTGACCTCGAAGTTCGACTGGATCGGCCTGGCCAACTACAAGAAGATGTTCTTCAATGACCCGTTCTACTGGAAGTCCATGGGGAACACCCTGTACTTCACGGTCTTCTCGGTGCCGATCAACATCATGGTGGGCGTGGTCTCCGCCGTCATGCTCTTCCAGAACGTACCGCTCCAGAAGATGTGGCGGACCATCTTCTACCTGCCCAAGGTCCTCACCGGTGTTGCGGTGCTGATGCTGTGGGTCTGGGTCTTCAACCCCCAGGACGGCCTGATGAACAACCTCCTGCGGTCCATCGGGGTGGACAGCCCGCCGCTCTGGTTCGCCAGCCCGAAGTGGTCGAAGCCGGCCCTGATCGTCATGTCGGCCTGGAGCGCCACGGGCGGCATCCTGCTCTACCTGGCCGGCCTCCAGGCGATCCCGAAGCAGCTCTACGAAGCGGCGCAGATCGACGGGGCCTCAGGCTGGCGCCAGTTCCTGAACGTCACGCTGCCGATGCTCTCCTCCACGATCTTCTTCAAGTTGATCACCGGCATCAACGGCGCCATGCAGTACTGGGAGGCGGCCCTGATCGTGACCAACCCGCCGGGCAGCCCCTCCAACTCGACGCTGTTCAACGGCCTGTACATCTGGAACACCGCCTTCCGCGACCTGAAGATGGGCTATGCGTCGGCCATGGCCTGGGTGATGTTCGTCATCACGCTGATCCTGGCGGCCATTCAGTTCTGGGGTTCGAACCGCTGGGTCTACTACGAGGGTGAGAGGAGGTAG
- a CDS encoding carbohydrate ABC transporter permease: MATSSTSPQLTPELLRSRRRHLIYTIAWKTVAMLILGAVSAFILFPALWMLSTALKPDDQVALATWIPRPPVWRNFIEAWTSVPFTRYTINTALYSAACVIGETLSSSLVAYGFARLRFPGRNLLFGVMLSTMMIPGMVTMIPQYVLFSKMGWVGSYLPLVVPKFFGTPFFIFLLRQMFMGIPEELCEAARIDGANEFWIYSRVIMPLSKASLATVALMSFEGAWNAYVGPVLYISDPKLYTVQVGLAMFKSSSQTEWQHLMAASIIVMLPIIVLFSAFQRYFVEGAAISGGVKG; this comes from the coding sequence GTGGCCACCAGTTCGACATCGCCCCAGTTGACACCCGAGCTGCTGCGCAGCCGCCGGCGGCATCTCATCTACACCATCGCCTGGAAGACGGTGGCAATGCTCATCCTCGGCGCGGTCAGCGCCTTCATCCTCTTCCCGGCCCTGTGGATGCTCTCCACGGCCCTGAAGCCTGACGACCAGGTGGCTCTGGCGACCTGGATTCCCCGGCCGCCGGTGTGGCGGAACTTCATCGAGGCCTGGACCTCGGTGCCGTTCACCCGGTACACCATCAACACGGCCCTCTACAGCGCCGCCTGCGTGATCGGCGAGACGCTCAGCAGCTCCCTGGTGGCCTACGGGTTCGCCCGCCTGCGCTTCCCGGGGCGGAACCTGCTGTTTGGCGTGATGCTCTCCACGATGATGATCCCCGGCATGGTCACGATGATCCCCCAGTACGTCCTCTTCTCGAAGATGGGCTGGGTGGGCAGCTACCTGCCCCTGGTGGTGCCCAAGTTCTTCGGAACGCCCTTCTTCATCTTCCTGCTCCGCCAGATGTTCATGGGCATCCCCGAGGAGCTCTGCGAGGCGGCTCGCATTGACGGGGCCAACGAGTTCTGGATCTACTCCCGGGTAATCATGCCGCTCTCCAAGGCCTCGCTGGCCACGGTCGCCCTGATGAGCTTCGAGGGCGCCTGGAACGCCTACGTCGGCCCGGTCCTGTACATCAGCGACCCGAAGCTGTACACCGTCCAGGTCGGCCTGGCGATGTTCAAGTCGAGCTCGCAGACCGAATGGCAGCACCTCATGGCCGCCTCGATCATCGTGATGCTCCCCATCATCGTCCTGTTCTCGGCCTTCCAGCGGTACTTCGTGGAAGGCGCGGCCATCTCGGGTGGCGTGAAGGGCTGA
- a CDS encoding ROK family protein → MRSGDKGSDYLLGIDIGGTKLAVGVVTRDGRVVAQERIPTQANQGPDMVIARVQELCRTVVRKAGITWEQVLACGVGCGGPLDIKRGRVMNPPNLPGWLDVPLVQTLEEAFGRPVYLDNDANAAALGEHRFGAGRGVRNMVYLTISTGIGGGLIFGGRLYSGENGNAGEIGHMSLNVNGRPCNCGGRGCLEAYASGTSIAARAREAVEAGESSLLTDLAGSPDAISGETVKEALLRGDALARRIWDETMEILGAGLANVINIFNPQRIVLGGGITNYGDLLFVPVRRIALARAMRPLASAVEIVPAELGNDVGILGAAAVVLERLEARTEVETHV, encoded by the coding sequence ATGCGCTCCGGCGACAAGGGATCCGATTATCTACTTGGCATAGACATCGGTGGAACGAAGCTTGCGGTCGGGGTGGTGACGCGGGACGGTCGGGTGGTTGCCCAGGAGCGCATACCCACGCAGGCGAACCAGGGCCCCGACATGGTGATCGCCCGGGTGCAGGAGCTCTGCCGGACGGTGGTGCGCAAGGCGGGCATCACCTGGGAGCAGGTGCTCGCCTGCGGGGTGGGATGCGGCGGCCCGCTGGACATCAAGCGCGGCCGCGTCATGAACCCGCCCAACCTGCCGGGGTGGCTGGATGTTCCGCTGGTGCAGACCCTCGAAGAGGCCTTCGGCAGGCCCGTCTACCTCGACAACGACGCCAACGCCGCCGCCCTGGGCGAGCACCGATTCGGGGCGGGGCGCGGCGTGCGCAACATGGTCTACCTGACGATCTCCACCGGCATCGGCGGGGGCCTCATCTTCGGCGGCCGCCTCTACTCGGGCGAGAACGGCAACGCCGGCGAGATCGGACACATGTCGCTCAACGTGAACGGGCGCCCCTGCAACTGCGGCGGCCGCGGCTGCCTCGAGGCGTACGCCTCGGGCACCAGCATCGCCGCCCGGGCGCGCGAGGCGGTGGAGGCCGGCGAGTCCTCGCTGCTCACGGACCTGGCGGGTTCGCCTGACGCGATCTCGGGCGAGACCGTCAAGGAGGCGCTGCTGCGCGGGGATGCGCTGGCGCGGCGCATCTGGGACGAGACCATGGAGATCCTGGGAGCGGGCCTGGCCAACGTAATCAACATTTTCAACCCCCAGCGCATCGTGCTGGGCGGGGGAATCACCAATTACGGCGACCTGCTCTTCGTTCCGGTGCGGCGCATCGCCCTGGCGCGCGCCATGCGGCCGCTGGCCAGCGCGGTGGAGATCGTGCCGGCGGAGCTGGGCAACGACGTGGGCATCCTCGGTGCTGCAGCGGTGGTGCTGGAGCGTCTGGAGGCCCGGACGGAGGTGGAGACGCATGTCTGA
- a CDS encoding D-sedoheptulose-7-phosphate isomerase, translating to MSEQLRSYLAEHLSVALQMESLLPQVEDVAQVICRALEQGGRIYAFGNGGSAADAQHFTAELVGRYRRERRPLPAVALTTDPSAVTCIGNDYDFADLFARQVEGLVRPGDVVVGITTSGNSENVLRGLEAARRQGAVTVALTGGSGGRVAPVADHALVVPSGTTARIQEMHILMIHMICERIDDWALAGRQDG from the coding sequence ATGTCTGAGCAATTGCGCAGCTACCTGGCCGAGCACCTGTCCGTCGCCCTCCAGATGGAGTCGCTCCTGCCGCAGGTGGAGGATGTGGCGCAGGTCATCTGCCGCGCCCTGGAGCAGGGCGGGCGGATCTACGCCTTCGGCAACGGGGGCAGCGCCGCCGACGCACAGCACTTCACCGCCGAGCTCGTGGGCCGCTACCGGCGCGAGCGGCGGCCGCTGCCTGCGGTGGCCCTGACCACCGACCCCTCTGCGGTGACCTGCATCGGGAACGACTACGACTTCGCCGACCTCTTCGCCAGGCAGGTGGAGGGGCTGGTGCGCCCCGGTGACGTGGTGGTGGGCATTACCACCTCCGGCAACTCCGAGAACGTGCTGCGCGGCCTTGAGGCCGCCCGGCGGCAGGGGGCGGTGACCGTAGCGCTCACCGGCGGCTCGGGTGGCCGGGTGGCGCCGGTCGCCGACCACGCCCTGGTGGTGCCGTCGGGGACTACCGCCCGCATCCAGGAGATGCACATCCTCATGATCCACATGATCTGCGAGCGCATCGACGACTGGGCGCTCGCCGGGAGGCAGGACGGGTGA
- a CDS encoding alpha-mannosidase — MKQAKLHMIGNAHIDPVWLWKWQEGFQEVKATFRSVLDRMNEYDDFIFTGSSAAFYAFVEENDPEMFAEIRRRVQEGRWVIVGGWWIQPDCNIPGGESFVRQGLYGQRYFRSRFGVIARTGFNPDSFGHAGSLPQILKKSGMDYYTFMRPGPHEKGLPGRLFWWESDDGSRVLAFRIPFEYLTWSGDIEKHVRKCEGEAKEPFNEIMCFYGVGNHGGGPTKANLDSIRRMNGEADFPELVMSSPDRFFAAQLERGLPIPVVHDDLQHHASGCYAAHSGIKRWNRKAENLLITAEKFSALAQRLTGQPYPTDMERAWRAVLFNQFHDILAGTSLEEAYEDARDLYGEAMAIGARALNHAIQSVAWRVKIDHVEGSKPVVVFNPHAWPAKLLVEMETGGLKEEHVLLDDQGNQVPFQFVRSHATVTGWRRRVSFVADLPALGYRTYRFVLREEPGLPFPEVSATDTVLENGRFRLEIDPETGYIKHLYDKKADFAVITGGGARPAVIHDPSDTWSHGVLKFDDEVGSFTATRVRLIERGPVKATIRVESAWGSSTVIQDFSLYRELEHIDVAVTVDWREQHKVLKLRFPTNLHFPKATYEIPYGHIERPTDGEEEPGQSWLDLSGVVRGTDGIYGLSLLNDGKYSFSVAGKELSLTVLRSPIYAHHDPYVPTPDGVYTYMDQGVQRFTYSLLPHEGGWEEAGTVRRAAELNQPAVALLETYHDGPLPPAMSFLSVDAPNVIVSVVKKAEEGDDLIVRAYETDRVATSATIRIPLLGREIEARFGPCEIKTFRVPTDPAEPVVETNLLEWTEE; from the coding sequence TTGAAGCAGGCGAAGCTGCACATGATCGGGAACGCCCACATCGATCCGGTGTGGCTCTGGAAGTGGCAGGAGGGATTCCAGGAGGTCAAGGCGACCTTCCGCTCCGTGCTGGACCGCATGAACGAGTACGACGACTTCATCTTTACCGGCTCCTCCGCGGCCTTCTACGCCTTCGTGGAGGAGAACGACCCCGAGATGTTCGCCGAGATCCGGCGCCGCGTGCAGGAAGGCCGTTGGGTGATCGTCGGCGGCTGGTGGATTCAGCCCGACTGCAACATCCCGGGCGGCGAGTCCTTCGTGCGCCAGGGGCTGTACGGCCAGCGGTACTTCCGCTCCCGCTTCGGCGTGATCGCCCGGACCGGCTTCAACCCCGACAGCTTCGGCCACGCGGGCAGCCTCCCGCAGATCCTGAAGAAGAGCGGTATGGACTACTACACGTTCATGCGGCCGGGGCCCCACGAGAAGGGGTTGCCGGGGCGGCTCTTCTGGTGGGAGTCGGACGACGGCTCCCGGGTGCTGGCCTTCCGCATCCCGTTCGAGTACCTCACCTGGAGCGGCGACATCGAGAAGCACGTGCGCAAGTGCGAGGGCGAGGCGAAGGAGCCGTTCAACGAGATCATGTGCTTCTACGGGGTGGGCAACCACGGCGGCGGCCCCACGAAGGCCAACCTGGACTCCATCCGGCGCATGAACGGGGAGGCGGACTTCCCGGAGCTGGTGATGAGCTCGCCCGACCGCTTCTTCGCGGCGCAGCTGGAGCGCGGCCTGCCGATCCCGGTGGTGCACGACGACCTGCAGCACCACGCCAGCGGCTGCTACGCCGCCCACAGCGGCATCAAGCGCTGGAACCGCAAGGCGGAGAACCTGCTGATCACCGCGGAGAAGTTCTCGGCCCTCGCCCAGCGGCTCACCGGCCAGCCCTATCCGACCGATATGGAGCGGGCTTGGCGAGCCGTGCTCTTCAACCAGTTCCACGACATCCTGGCCGGCACGTCGCTGGAGGAGGCCTACGAGGACGCCCGCGACCTCTACGGCGAGGCGATGGCCATCGGGGCGCGGGCGCTGAACCACGCCATCCAGTCGGTGGCGTGGCGGGTGAAGATCGACCACGTCGAGGGCAGCAAGCCGGTGGTCGTCTTCAACCCCCACGCCTGGCCGGCGAAGCTGCTGGTGGAGATGGAGACCGGCGGCCTGAAGGAGGAGCACGTGCTGCTGGACGACCAGGGGAACCAGGTGCCCTTCCAGTTCGTGCGCTCCCACGCCACCGTGACCGGCTGGCGCCGGCGGGTCAGCTTCGTCGCCGACCTGCCCGCCCTGGGCTACCGCACCTACCGCTTCGTGCTGCGGGAGGAGCCCGGGCTGCCCTTCCCCGAGGTGAGCGCCACCGACACGGTGCTGGAGAACGGCCGCTTCCGGCTGGAGATCGACCCCGAGACGGGCTACATCAAGCACCTCTACGACAAGAAGGCCGACTTCGCCGTCATCACCGGCGGCGGCGCCCGGCCCGCGGTGATCCACGACCCCAGCGACACCTGGAGCCACGGCGTGCTCAAGTTCGACGACGAGGTGGGCTCCTTCACGGCGACCCGGGTCCGCCTGATCGAGCGCGGGCCGGTGAAGGCCACGATCCGGGTGGAGAGCGCCTGGGGCAGCTCGACGGTGATCCAGGACTTCAGCCTCTACCGGGAGCTGGAGCACATCGACGTCGCGGTGACGGTCGACTGGCGGGAGCAGCACAAGGTGCTGAAGCTCCGCTTCCCCACCAACCTGCACTTCCCCAAGGCCACCTACGAGATTCCCTACGGCCACATCGAGCGGCCGACGGACGGGGAAGAGGAGCCCGGGCAGAGCTGGCTCGACCTCTCCGGCGTGGTGCGGGGCACCGATGGGATCTACGGGCTCTCGCTGCTCAACGACGGGAAGTACAGCTTCTCCGTGGCGGGGAAGGAGCTGAGCCTGACGGTGCTGCGCAGCCCGATCTACGCGCACCACGACCCGTACGTGCCCACGCCCGACGGCGTCTACACGTACATGGACCAGGGCGTCCAGCGCTTCACCTACTCGCTGCTGCCCCACGAGGGCGGCTGGGAGGAGGCGGGCACGGTGCGCCGGGCGGCCGAGCTGAACCAGCCCGCCGTGGCGCTCCTGGAGACCTATCACGACGGCCCGCTGCCGCCCGCCATGTCGTTCCTCTCCGTCGACGCGCCCAACGTGATCGTCAGCGTGGTGAAGAAGGCCGAAGAGGGCGACGACCTGATCGTGCGGGCCTACGAGACGGATCGGGTCGCCACCAGTGCCACCATCCGCATCCCGCTGCTGGGCCGGGAGATCGAGGCCCGGTTCGGGCCGTGCGAGATCAAGACCTTCCGGGTGCCGACCGACCCGGCGGAGCCGGTGGTGGAGACCAACCTGCTCGAGTGGACGGAGGAATGA
- a CDS encoding GNAT family N-acetyltransferase, translating to MDDLNIRPLAADEEAPMALLLLADPSRKAVESYLRRGRCYVGERAGRVIAVYVLIDTRPHTVELVNVAVAEAEQGRGIGKRMVLHAVETARSLGYRSLEVGTGNSSLNQLALYQKCGFRIVGVDPDFFTRNYPEPIYENGILCRDMIRLRLDL from the coding sequence ATGGACGACCTCAACATCCGGCCGCTCGCGGCCGACGAGGAGGCGCCGATGGCGCTTCTGCTGCTCGCCGATCCGTCACGGAAGGCCGTGGAGAGCTATCTCCGCCGCGGCCGGTGCTACGTCGGCGAACGCGCCGGGCGGGTCATCGCCGTCTACGTCCTCATCGACACGCGGCCGCACACGGTCGAACTGGTGAACGTGGCTGTGGCGGAGGCGGAGCAGGGCAGGGGCATCGGAAAGCGGATGGTCCTGCACGCCGTTGAAACCGCCCGCTCTCTGGGGTACAGAAGCCTCGAGGTGGGAACGGGGAACTCTTCGTTGAACCAGCTGGCGCTCTACCAGAAGTGCGGGTTCCGGATCGTGGGCGTGGACCCCGACTTCTTCACCCGCAACTACCCCGAGCCCATCTACGAGAACGGGATCCTGTGCCGCGACATGATCCGCCTCCGACTGGACTTGTGA
- a CDS encoding thioredoxin family protein yields MPVVSAERFATGLTWGEYLAGATQHQERRREIYESVTFTPEQREALAALRPLGLKVLVLEEYWCGDAARTGPVLARMAEEAGMEARWFFRDQNLDIMDQYLENGTSRAIPCFVFMTRDGEYLTHWGSRPRAVKEAARPLLPLPPQGDPARPAAFERFVQVLGEAYDKVMPHGVIDELLEYVNTALKAKG; encoded by the coding sequence GTGCCGGTGGTATCGGCGGAGCGTTTCGCGACGGGGCTCACGTGGGGAGAGTACCTGGCCGGGGCCACGCAGCATCAGGAGCGGCGCAGGGAGATCTACGAGTCGGTGACCTTCACGCCGGAGCAGCGGGAGGCGCTGGCGGCGCTGCGCCCGCTGGGGCTGAAGGTGCTGGTGCTGGAGGAGTACTGGTGCGGCGACGCCGCCCGGACGGGGCCGGTGCTCGCCCGGATGGCCGAAGAGGCGGGCATGGAGGCGCGCTGGTTCTTCCGGGACCAGAACCTGGACATCATGGACCAGTACCTGGAGAACGGGACCTCTCGCGCCATCCCCTGCTTCGTCTTCATGACCCGGGACGGCGAGTACCTCACCCACTGGGGCAGCCGGCCCCGGGCGGTGAAGGAGGCGGCCCGGCCGCTGCTTCCGCTGCCCCCGCAGGGCGACCCGGCCCGCCCCGCCGCCTTCGAGCGGTTCGTGCAGGTGCTGGGCGAAGCCTACGACAAGGTGATGCCCCACGGGGTGATCGACGAGCTGCTGGAGTACGTCAACACGGCGCTGAAGGCGAAGGGATAA
- a CDS encoding alpha-mannosidase translates to MNSKRSKAVTFTLAGHAHLDPVWLWDRQEGCEAVKATFRSALDRIRENPDLVFVHSSAAQYQWMEVHPDLMAEIRSAVASGQWELVGGWWVEPDVNIPSGESLARQGLYGQRYFQRTFGRRARVAFLPDSFGHPPTLPQIFRLQGLEYFVFWRPHPHEVELPSNLFWWQGPDGTRILSARIETYNSNPNQVVDSLNAAIDWRPPDAPEWLVVFGVGNHGGGPTKKAIANLRELMAAPDWPTLQMGRIDGFFDRAAAREHPVYAGPLQYTFRGCYTSHAGVKRWNREAESALAAAEKWSTVATRFGLAYPEEALGRAWQHLLFNQFHDILAGTSIPRAYADVQREIGEATGTARRAAHAAMQAIAHHIDTRSGDHPVEEAMRRVRTGPGNAVADLGDGVPVVVFNPSPWPRREVIDVELNDWHIDELQVQDDQNRPVVHQFAEGEAGPPRKRVAFLADVPPMGYRLYRIVDRPAALPGPDALPLTADERVMENAWWRLELEPRTGALRSLRDKRLGRELLAGAGAQLLVVDDPTNAWGKGAHFRHLAGAFGEPEIQLIEHGPVRATWRITLRWGRSTARQEITLYRESPAIHGRLEVDWHEEYRFLKLAFPFALEEARMTCSVPFGFVERPAAGQEEPIQQWVNVTGFLAGEGKTTEANWAGQGDEGGAAGDRAARRITYGVALLNDGKHGADALGGELRLSILRSPIHGGGDRDARPLRPADRHLDQGLHECRWALLPHEGDWRDAAVVQAAQDFNEPLSFVREYAHPGALPKVQSFVSVDPPHAAAVTALKRAEEGDDWILRLYEPCGRPARVRVRIPLLGADVPVELGPCQIKTLRVGPDGGVREVNLLEELF, encoded by the coding sequence GTGAACAGCAAGCGCAGCAAGGCGGTCACCTTTACCCTGGCCGGCCACGCCCACCTGGACCCGGTCTGGCTCTGGGACCGGCAGGAGGGGTGCGAGGCCGTGAAGGCGACCTTCCGCTCCGCCCTGGACCGCATCCGCGAGAACCCCGACCTGGTCTTCGTGCACAGCTCCGCCGCGCAGTACCAGTGGATGGAGGTCCACCCCGACCTGATGGCCGAGATCCGGTCGGCAGTGGCGTCCGGCCAGTGGGAGCTGGTGGGCGGCTGGTGGGTGGAGCCCGACGTGAACATCCCCTCCGGCGAGTCGCTGGCCCGCCAGGGGCTCTACGGCCAGCGCTACTTCCAGCGCACGTTCGGCCGCCGGGCCCGGGTGGCCTTCCTGCCCGACTCCTTCGGCCACCCGCCCACGCTGCCGCAGATCTTCCGGCTGCAGGGCCTCGAATACTTCGTCTTCTGGCGCCCCCACCCCCACGAGGTAGAGTTGCCATCCAACCTCTTCTGGTGGCAGGGGCCAGATGGCACGCGGATCCTCAGCGCCCGCATCGAGACCTACAACTCGAACCCGAACCAGGTGGTGGATTCGCTGAACGCCGCCATCGACTGGCGGCCGCCGGACGCGCCCGAGTGGCTCGTGGTCTTCGGCGTGGGCAACCACGGCGGCGGGCCGACCAAGAAGGCGATCGCCAACCTCAGGGAGCTGATGGCCGCCCCCGACTGGCCCACCCTCCAGATGGGCCGCATCGACGGCTTCTTCGACCGGGCGGCCGCACGGGAGCACCCCGTCTACGCAGGGCCCCTGCAGTACACCTTCCGGGGCTGCTACACCTCCCACGCGGGGGTGAAGCGCTGGAACCGGGAGGCGGAGTCGGCCCTGGCGGCGGCGGAGAAGTGGTCCACGGTCGCGACCCGGTTCGGCCTGGCCTACCCGGAGGAGGCCCTGGGACGGGCCTGGCAGCACCTGCTCTTCAACCAGTTCCACGACATCCTCGCCGGTACCAGCATCCCCCGCGCCTACGCCGATGTGCAGCGCGAGATCGGCGAGGCGACCGGCACCGCCCGCCGCGCGGCGCACGCCGCCATGCAGGCCATCGCCCACCACATCGACACCCGCAGCGGGGACCACCCGGTGGAGGAGGCGATGCGCCGGGTGCGCACCGGCCCCGGCAACGCGGTGGCCGACCTGGGCGACGGGGTGCCCGTGGTGGTCTTCAACCCCAGCCCCTGGCCCCGCCGAGAGGTCATCGACGTGGAGCTGAACGATTGGCACATCGACGAGCTGCAGGTGCAGGACGACCAGAACCGGCCGGTGGTGCACCAGTTCGCCGAGGGCGAGGCCGGGCCCCCCCGCAAGCGGGTGGCCTTCCTGGCCGACGTGCCGCCCATGGGCTACCGGCTCTACCGGATCGTCGACCGGCCGGCTGCGCTCCCGGGCCCCGACGCCCTCCCCCTCACCGCCGACGAGCGCGTGATGGAGAACGCCTGGTGGCGGCTGGAGCTGGAGCCCCGCACCGGCGCCCTGCGGAGCCTCAGGGACAAGCGGCTGGGCCGGGAGCTGCTGGCGGGAGCCGGGGCGCAGCTGCTGGTGGTGGACGACCCCACCAACGCCTGGGGCAAGGGTGCCCATTTCCGCCACCTGGCCGGCGCCTTCGGCGAACCCGAGATCCAGCTGATCGAGCACGGCCCGGTGCGGGCCACCTGGCGCATCACGCTGCGCTGGGGCCGGTCGACCGCCCGGCAGGAGATCACCCTCTACCGGGAGAGCCCGGCAATCCACGGCCGGCTGGAGGTGGACTGGCACGAAGAGTACCGCTTCCTGAAGCTGGCCTTCCCCTTCGCCCTGGAGGAGGCGAGGATGACCTGCTCCGTGCCCTTCGGCTTCGTGGAGCGGCCGGCGGCGGGGCAGGAGGAGCCGATCCAGCAGTGGGTGAACGTGACCGGCTTCCTGGCGGGGGAGGGGAAGACCACCGAGGCCAACTGGGCCGGCCAGGGGGACGAGGGCGGCGCCGCGGGCGACCGGGCCGCCCGGCGCATCACCTACGGCGTGGCCCTGCTGAACGACGGCAAGCACGGCGCCGACGCGCTGGGGGGCGAGCTGCGGCTCTCCATCCTGCGCAGCCCGATTCACGGCGGCGGCGACCGGGACGCCCGGCCGCTCCGCCCTGCCGACCGCCACCTGGACCAGGGGCTGCACGAGTGCCGCTGGGCGCTGCTGCCCCACGAGGGCGACTGGCGGGATGCGGCGGTGGTGCAGGCCGCCCAGGACTTCAACGAGCCGCTCAGCTTCGTGCGGGAGTACGCGCACCCGGGCGCCCTGCCGAAGGTGCAGTCCTTCGTCTCCGTCGACCCGCCCCACGCCGCGGCGGTGACGGCGCTGAAGCGCGCCGAGGAGGGCGACGACTGGATCCTGCGGCTCTACGAGCCCTGCGGACGGCCGGCCCGGGTGCGGGTGCGCATCCCGCTCTTGGGCGCGGACGTCCCGGTGGAGCTGGGGCCGTGCCAGATCAAGACGCTGCGCGTCGGGCCGGACGGTGGGGTGCGTGAGGTCAACCTGTTGGAAGAACTGTTCTGA